One window from the genome of Dioscorea cayenensis subsp. rotundata cultivar TDr96_F1 chromosome 3, TDr96_F1_v2_PseudoChromosome.rev07_lg8_w22 25.fasta, whole genome shotgun sequence encodes:
- the LOC120283557 gene encoding LOW QUALITY PROTEIN: UPF0496 protein At3g19330-like (The sequence of the model RefSeq protein was modified relative to this genomic sequence to represent the inferred CDS: inserted 2 bases in 1 codon), producing the protein MRCFVGPKSPAAAIGEENGDGQQSTRDVGSPASAVASTMASCTGASLAGTTESLNREYALAVGTNSYNEIWSKIHDHRPSEEGEEPWTSPNAHLDLITERVLHPDRQSIQEVLQSARPTQLTRLVSDYLDSSEHTSHLFLSIHDSVERARTLYAPISQLLDLIPSAAISPYVLCPXCDWAYEKLQEFDSLENPFGNTTSCNFHSLRICFAQLKQQLDRRLRKTRRRHRLLRCATNGSAACLIGSVAGVAIAGLVIATHALGALVAGPFLSCFLPTKDLMSDGRHRLREHMARLDAAARGTYVLDNHLDTIESLVARLHATVESDKALVRFLLESGRVQRHPIEEVLRQLRKSHPSLILQLGDLDEHVCLCFAAVNRARLLLLQHIHHHD; encoded by the exons ATGCGGTGCTTCGTCGGCCCCAAATCGCCAG CTGCCgcaattggagaagaaaatggGGATGGCCAACAAAGTACAAGAGATGTAGGCAGTCCAGCATCCGCTGTGGCGTCAACGATGGCCTCATGCACGGGAGCATCCCTAGCGGGGACCACCGAAAGCCTCAACCGTGAGTACGCCCTCGCTGTGGGAACCAACTCTTACAACGAGATCTGGTCCAAAATCCACGACCACCGCCCATCTGAGGAGGGAGAGGAACCTTGGACTTCACCAAACGCCCATCTTGATCTCATCACAGAGAGGGTGCTCCACCCAGACCGGCAATCTATTCAAGAGGTCCTCCAAAGTGCCCGGCCTACCCAGCTCACCCGCCTCGTGTCTGACTACCTGGACAGCAGCGAGCACACATCCCATCTCTTCCTCTCTATCCATGATTCCGTAGAACGCGCCCGCACCCTCTACGCCCCCATTAGTCAACTCCTGGACCTTATCCCCTCGGCCGCCATTTCGCCATATGTCCTCTGCCC GTGTGATTGGGCCTACGAAAAGTTGCAAGAATTCGACAGCCTGGAAAATCCCTTTGGAAACACCACTAGCTGCAACTTCCACAGCTTGCGTATCTGCTTTGCTCAGCTCAAGCAGCAGCTCGACCGTCGTCTGCGTAAAACCCGCCGGAGGCACCGCTTGCTGCGCTGTGCCACGAATGGATCAGCCGCCTGCCTGATTGGCTCCGTCGCAGGCGTCGCCATCGCTGGGCTAGTGATCGCGACTCATGCCCTCGGTGCCCTTGTAGCCGGCCCCTTCCTATCTTGTTTCCTGCCAACAAAGGACCTGATGAGCGACGGGAGACACCGCCTGAGAGAGCACATGGCGAGGCTGGATGCAGCTGCCAGGGGCACCTACGTTCTGGACAACCACCTTGACACCATAGAAAGCCTGGTGGCCAGGCTACATGCGACGGTCGAGAGTGATAAGGCGCTGGTGCGGTTTTTACTGGAGAGTGGCAGGGTTCAGCGTCACCCCATCGAGGAAGTGCTTCGACAGCTCCGCAAGAGCCACCCCAGCCTTATCCTCCAGCTGGGGGACCTCGATGAGCATGTCTGTCTATGCTTTGCCGCTGTCAACCGGGCCaggcttcttcttctccaacacATACACCATCATGACTGA
- the LOC120253314 gene encoding LOW QUALITY PROTEIN: NAC domain-containing protein 13-like (The sequence of the model RefSeq protein was modified relative to this genomic sequence to represent the inferred CDS: deleted 1 base in 1 codon; substituted 1 base at 1 genomic stop codon), with protein MGAAPDWHGEMDETHLMGALGNSKCWPPGFRFHPTDEELVLYYLKRKICGRRIKSPMIGDVDVYKHEPWELPEKSVLRSGDKQWYFFTPRDRKYPNGSRSNRATKRGYWKATGKDRSISQNSKPVGNKKTLVYYQGRAPKGQRTDWVMHEYAMEEQALVGFINVQDCYALYKVFRKSGPGPKNGEQYGAPFIEEEWHDDETADECVNSLIDWEPPLCEHDNCDSTQAVGTNVLPIDNLEHLLLQMSDQLDTDPQLHEGSAYVSEFVVETEIGSCIVPQSQIKPCSLVDTDTWCEPSVVETSSPECRFYFYMLSTHXRPKELSFACSSGQGQLQAIEEFLEINDINNSESINRAADCTGNQNPGHNINGLLYDPDEYFDASMFLAEAMAPLDGTTSGGTYSYFVGFEDETQFHYPHITSDLWTHDQNFTVPTSVEPHQVAMESPSSGALYASTVSNSIEQPLGQVTQELGVSTSWFGSKISAFLDSVPSSPAFASENTLINRALERMSSFGAVQSRMLEQNAQTGRDASAERRRGGLGGGFLFISILGGLGAIFWVLIIGAVVKLFKGLWGRFIAS; from the exons ATGGGTGCAGCGCCGGATTGGCATGGGGAGATGGATGAAACGCATCTGATGGGGGCGTTAGGGAACTCCAAGTGCTGGCCTCCAGGGTTTCGCTTCCATCCTACTGACGAGGAGCTCGTGCTGTATTACCTTAAGCGCAAGATCTGCGGCCGCAGGATCAAGTCCCCCATGATCGGCGACGTGGACGTCTACAAGCACGAGCCCTGGGAACTCCctg AAAAATCTGTTCTGAGGAGTGGTGACAAGCAGTGGTATTTCTTTACCCCAAGGGACAGAAAATACCCAAATGGTTCCAGATCCAATCGAGCCACCAAGCGTGGCTACTGGAAAGCTACAGGGAAGGACCGGTCCATCTCTCAGAACTCAAAGCCTGTTGGTAACAAGAAAACCCTTGTGTACTATCAGGGCAGGGCTCCCAAGGGACAGCGGACAGATTGGGTAATGCATGAGTATGCCATGGAAGAGCAAGCACTTGTGGGCTTCATCAATGTGCAG GACTGTTACGCTCTTTACAAGGTTTTCAGAAAGAGTGGACCTGGCCCCAAGAATGGAGAGCAGTATGGTGCGCCTTTCATAGAAGAGGAGTGGCATGATGATGAGACGGCGGATGAATGTGTGAACAGTCTGATAGATTGGGAGCCTCCATTGTGTGAGCATGACAATTGTGATTCTACACAAGCTGTTGGCACAAATGTTCTTCCAATTGATAATTTGGAGCACCTTTTGCTACAAATGTCTGACCAACTAGATACGGACCCTCAGCTGCATGAAGGTTCTGCGTATGTCTCAGAG TTTGTTGTCGAAACAGAAATTGGAAGCTGCATTGTGCCACAGAGCCAAATAAAACCTTGCTCTTTGGTGGACACTGATACTTGGTGTGAGCCGAgcgttgtggagacaagttccCCAGAATGCAGATTCTATTTCTACATGTTATCAACCCACTGAA GGCCCAAGGAATTGTCCTTTGCATGTTCTTCTGGTCAGGGCCAGCTGCAAGCCATTGAAGAGTTCTTGGAAATAAATGATATCAACAACTCAGAGAGTATCAATCGCGCTGCAGATTGTACTGGCAATCAGAATCCAGGTCACAACATTAATGGACTATTATATGACCCTGATGAGTACTTTGATGCATCCATGTTTTTAGCTGAGGCAATGGCCCCTCTAGATGGAACCACAAGCGGCGGCACATATTCAtattttgttggttttgaaGATGAAACACAATTCCATTATCCCCATATTACTAGTGACCTCTGGACGCATGACCAGAATTTCACTGTACCCACTTCTGTGGAGCCACACCAGGTTGCCATGGAATCTCCCTCTTCAG GTGCTTTGTATGCTAGTACTGTTTCAAATTCCATCGAGCAACCTCTGGGTCAAGTTACCCAGGAATTAGGTGTTTCAACGTCCTGGTTCGGCTCAAAAATTTCAGCCTTTCTTGATTCTGTACCAAGTAGTCCTGCATTTGCCTCAGAGAACACCCTGATAAACAGGGCACTTGAACGCATGTCAAGCTTTGGAGCGGTGCAAAGTAGAATGCTAGAGCAAAATGCTCAGACGGGACGAGATGCCTCAGCAGAGCGCAGGAGGGGAGGCCTGGGTGGAGGCTTCCTTTTCATCTCAATACTTGGTGGGCTGGGCGCTATCTTCTGGGTCTTGATAATTGGAGCTGTTGTAAAACTTTTCAAGGGTTTGTGGGGCAGATTTATTGCTTCATAG
- the LOC120254896 gene encoding indole-3-acetic acid-induced protein ARG7-like produces the protein MTGLVKKFLVCGAKSFRSMCSDRVELPEGHIWVCVGKSDEEVKRFEVETHYLNHPLFEDLLSMSVQELGYSYQGALRIACEADLFLHLLDLIKTSHPSVHCLELHDLIHRFRAAGTDHEKSPKAGKPRSPWI, from the coding sequence ATGACAGGCCTGGTGAAGAAGTTTCTGGTGTGCGGTGCAAAGAGCTTTCGCAGCATGTGCAGTGATCGTGTAGAGCTGCCAGAAGGGCACATATGGGTTTGCGTGGGGAAGAGTGATGAGGAAGTGAAGAGGTTTGAAGTGGAGACGCACTATCTCAACCACCCTCTGTTCGAAGACCTGCTAAGCATGTCGGTGCAAGAGTTGGGCTACTCCTACCAGGGTGCCCTCAGGATCGCATGCGAGGCCGACCTCTTCTTGCACCTCCTGGACCTGATCAAAACCAGCCATCCCTCCGTCCACTGCTTGGAGCTGCATGATCTCATTCACAGGTTCCGCGCTGCAGGGACTGATCATGAAAAATCCCCCAAAGCTGGAAAACCGCGCTCACCATGGATATGA